The sequence CGGCACCTGACTCTAGATTCTCCTGCGAAATTGCAATGACATTTACACGAGTCTCAGCCTTGACAATTTGTGAAGTCAAATGgagtaaaatttgaaaacatgttCGTCTTATTTCAGAATACTTGTTTTGTTCTCTCGCAAAATTACTCTAAAGTGGAGGACGTAGAAACTATTGTATTTTGCCCTCGACATTCCAACATGTAAAGCCTAAGCTAAGCAATTATTTCTCGAGAAAAATACTTTGTCTCCTCCTTTGGTGGACAGGtgaaatgaacatatatggaTGTTCCAGTAACTGGATTTTGGCGGGAAATAGGAGCAAGCGAAAGACACAACGTGAGCGTGACGCTTGCGTGAAATGCATTTCATAAAGATATTTATTTCGTTGTCGAATTCGCTTACCATCAAACCAAAAATGCTTTTCATAAAATAGTATGAATGCAAATGACaaaagaaatgtaaacatgTCTTCTATAGGTTGTAGAAATTATGAATGTGCATTGTTTAGAAACGCTCTATTTGGACAGGTGCACGGCACTGACACAAAGGCGGGTATTGTTAGAGCAACATAACAATGATCAAATGGCAAAAGAAATCCCTGACTGTCTGAATCGAAATTGAGTAAATTTATGTCCTATCTAACTTCCTATATGGGTTTCAGTTCTTTTGACAAATATCCTGCTGTGTCATTCATTCACTGATTATTCGTTGCTACTATTGACCTTCTTCCGGCAGAGCGCTACTCTCACGCTAAGTGTAAATTCATTTAAATTCACAGCTTGCCCGCAAGGCTACCGGCCCTTAACTTGATGTTGAGGTTTGTAGTAGAGTGTTCATCGTGACGCCCTTTCTCGTTTTCTTGCCGATAAAGCAGTACCCGTTCAGAAGTCGGCACGTACGTCGTGAAAAGCCTTGGACAGGCCGCCCGGGCATACATTATCATGATTTAGTTTTCTTCAGTCAAAAAGACATCAGAAAAGTCAAACGAGTTAAGGGTCCTTTAATTAACGGGTGGGTCTTTCCCTGTCTTAGCTGTTTTGGCTAGCCGATAATTACGCCTTTCCACGAGCCAAAACAGGTAACACTTCGAGAACATTTTAAAAAGTTACTCCCGAGACTGAAAAGAGAGTGGTGATCTTACATATGTATGTATTATTCATTTCATTGTATTCCAAGCTGTAATTACTTGTTTGACGACAATGTGGAACCTAAATCCTTGTTTACCATTCACTTATTAGGTCAATGTTAATgatattccgtaataaaattcCTCATGATAtaaatgagaagacaaaattcccTTTTCCTACTACTCGAGCGGCAATCACTGAAGACCACGGAAACACGTTGCGACCTACCTCACCGATTGGGTTTGGCAAATACTCGTGAGTGTTAATATTTTGACACGTTTCCGGTCTAGTatgcttttatttgttttagctGCGTTCGTTTTTTTCTTCACGTTTCTCTTTTCAAtcgctgattttttttttacacaccGTGTAAATTGGTAATGCAATTATTGACAAGAGCATCCAAGGAATCTGCTATCATTTAAACTATCGTGTTTAGGGTAAAATATAGAATATCGCAACCAATTTAATtactttttcaaagtttttcacGGTCGAGTCATCAGTGACTCGGGAACGCAAGAGTAAATCTAGGACGCTCGTAGCTTGAAGTTTGTGCCATACAACTCTCATTGAAAGTGCATACAGTAGACGCTTACACTGTTACTCATGACACTTAATTCAAAACGGACCGATTTGACTGAATTTGAAACGTAGAAATTCACGATCACCGATAAATCACGAAATTCTCTTAGACGCAAGGTCAGGTTGAATCGATTTTTGCTGCGTGGGTAGAATATTAATTCATTTAGATGATCCCTAAGTATTTGCAACAGGATTAAGTATTATTCTCACGGCCAAAGACACGATCGACTTCAAAAATCCTCTTTTCGCTTTATAAATCGTTGAATTTGTAATTCACCTAATACAATGTAGCTTTTGTTCTGAACATTTGAAAGGAATGAATATTTCTAGAAAAATCGTGATTGTCAGCCACTCCGTGAGAAAGGAATACGAACATGAGTTATCTGAGAGATCTTTTATCATCATTTTCTTATTCGTGCTGCTATTAGCTCCTTAGTTCGCTGTCTTTAGGATTCGATAGGCAAGCGAATGGTATTTTAAAAGCCAGTTCGTCAACAACTAGCGATAAATTTCAAGCTTGTGATAAAGTGTTTACCTTAGTCGTTTcattaaatgaatgaaaatgaattcaaGCCTACAACAGACCTTGGCCGTGGCATAACCAGTCTTTGAAGAACTCTGTTTTACAATGCCATTCGCTTGCTTAAAAGATGGTCAACACGTCAAGAACCGTCACTACCAAATGAATATAGGCTTTGATGTCAGGTGATTTACTTCATACGTTTGCACAATGCGTGGTTTGTTTTTTCGTGCGATTTCTGAATGTCATCGAATTTACCGTTCCTCTTCTTCCGTTCAGTGCACCCTGTCCTTGAAAAGTGGGAAAAAACTGAATGTTTCGGGaatttttgcgtggacttcttGGCTCCAGTACAGGGGATCTTATTCTGCCCCTGACCCACTGACGCCGACACTGTGTTGCAGTCTAAACTAGCTATAGAGGAGAGAAAAGGGTGGGAACGTGAAGCCAGCAAGTCTGTAGTAGACCATCATTCAAGTTTAAGTCGGAATTTATATTAATTTAGCTTACCGCGGAATGGGAAGGTCTGATCACGATTACGTACTGAGGGAGTATGGGCTGGAGCTTGCGTTTGTTAATGGCGACCAAAATTTTAAACGCAAATGCAATTATCAATGACGTGGAAACGATTAAGCAACTTTCAGCGATCAATAACTTATTTTCTGAGAAACAGTTCTTAATTTCATGAGAATTTCATTGGCGTAGGTTGGACGAAAAACATATTTAAGGGCGGGAAAGAATCTATTAAGCTAACTGATGCGTACCACAGACGACCTTTCTAAAGGAGAGCAAATTAAAGCCATTATCCATTATCGCTTCAAATTGCATTTcgcatttgttttcaaatgctAATTCGGTTTTCTTATTCATTTGGCGGCAGAGCTTGTAAAATCATAGAGTGGTGTATTGAGAAAAAATTCATACGGTCGCTTTTTGGTAGCATCTCGATTTTTCGGAGGTGAAGTCTATGCACAGACGCCCGTGACATTAAATGCAAATCACAGATAATTGCTTAAGGCAATTAGGTTCTACTGCTTAAGGTGAAAGGTAAAAGAAAGGAGTTTTTTTCAATTGCCATTGCCTGTCCTTTTGAGATTCAGTGctgaaacaataacaaatgCAACTTAGAGTTTGATTGGCGAGTTTTTATCCGAACTATCCATTCCTCTAGTGGCGTATTTTCCCGCCTAACAGACTACTTGCGTATTGACAATTATAAGCTCTTCTGAAGTATCCACTAATTTTATGTGGCAAATTCGCCCTATTCATTGGCGGAACCCTACTTCAGTGTCAAGTCACAAGTTATTGCTTCCTTGTAAGTGGTGCAACAAACGACATCTGAAATTATGTTTGCCAAGGGCGAGTCAAGGCCAGACCAAGCACGTATCTCCAGTACGCAAAGCACGTAAAAGAATCCTCTCTGCCAATCATCGGCTTGTGCCGTGTCTCTCCCATTTGTTTGCACCACTTTAGGCTGAAGAAATAAATGCGTTCCAACTGTGATCTCGAATAGCCCTAGTGACGAAACATAAGAAATTTATTCGTTATTTTTTCCTGAGTCACTGTCTCACGAAGTGAGTGCTTCAATTAAAGGAAAATATTTATTAGCCTACGAATCAATTGAAAGGTTTTAAATCTTAAGTCAATACCAATTTCCTATATTTTACATAAGGGATGCTAACACGTTTTGTCTCTGTCACTGGGAAACTTGGATTTTGGTCCGTCGCACAAGGTAAAAGATAAAGACTGCCTTCCCTTGGGTTACTGATATCGTTGTATTGCCCGCTTATATCGTGACATCTTTGCGGGAATAACTGGTATTATAGTTATCAGCGTTTTCGACGCATAAACGAGGCAAATGGGTCATTTTTTAAGGTACATACAGTCCCATAAGCCTTCTACGAATCAGTGTAGTCTAATTCTATTCTGAATTAAAGACACCAAATGAATGCAGTCAGGATAAGAAGAGGAGCAGGAATACTCTCTCTGTTGATTTTTACCTTAAATGAATTATTAATACCGCATATGTGGAGAGAGagaatagagaaaaaaaaaaggcctcgAGTTGATTCAACCTTAAATTTCCCCGCTTTTACGGGGTTCACATGATTTATTGCTAAGGAAATGTGATATTAGGGAGTTCAAGAAggtacgacggcaactgcaacgaaaatgtcacactaaaattgaattttgcgttaactaagtgttttgcgattattccatgttggtcacgtggTGCAAAATAGGCAAAGGACAGTTTCGCTTTCTTGGTACGAATGGCTTTTGTGTAAAtacaaagaatgaaagatttacagctgcgagctcgcgttgtcatcagaacctcaaatattaaaatttcacgaagtcgtttggcagactacgttaaaatatttcaccaaaaagtgtgaagcacgattatttttcttcattctaccaatcaaatcattgattttggCGTTGTGGTTGCCGTTGCCGTCAAATCTCAACTCCCTATATTCCCCAAGAAAAACAGCAAAGTTCTCTACTGTTTAACGATACGTTCGGACCAAATCGTAAAATATCGTGTGGGACTTTTTTTCACGTCAGATCGCCTTAATCTTGTATTTTTCATTACCTTGTTTTGCCCTTTCAAACAGCTTTTCCTTCTGTATCATATGAAGGCAGACttcattttgttgccatggaaatgctTAGTTCCGGTATAGACAAGATTCCCTTCCCTTCCCCTCCTCGCCTCCTCTAGACGCAATGAAACCATGTCCAGGATGAAATTGGTCGACTaagatttggttttatcaaacgagttgatcaaGGTTGTATTGCCACcctgaaaaatttagaaagctgacgtttcgccttgagcgttagcccttcgtctgacaaatttttgtttcactctcccaccaacgcactagcacagtttctttagaaactggaaATCCACATATTGATCGACTAAGGCTTAATATGTTCTCtcaaaaatagtaataataataatactaataataataataataataataaactgaaTCAGAGAAACAACTTGAAGCCTCCATAATGCTTAAATTTTGAATATTTCAATTATTCCGTCCTGTTTACGTAGGCTCTAATGTGGATCTTAATGTTTAAATTGTCATTTAAATGAGACGAATATGTTTTCCCATTTTCAACCCGGCACAAAAACGTACCGAGAATTTCATGCGTTTCAATTAATAAACAATCCATCAAACACCCTTCGGCCTGTCAATTTAATACAGAGGGTCGGATCAGCCGGCTAATGCAGTTGTTTAAGTTTCGATAAAAATCGACACGAAACATTTTCGAAATATGAAGGGAAAGAGGAACTTGTTGGAGCAAAGATACCAATTTTCACGGACAACTCGGTCTCAACACGCTTGACTATGATTGACATTTGACCACGTGTTAGTTACGAGTGAAGCCGTGGAATTTGCATTACAATACATACAGTCTTGACGTTGTCATGAGAACCCTTCTGAGTAAATGAATTCTGGTTTCTTTATTACGGAGAGTCGCAAGACGAACACAATGGGCCAACAAACAATGACAGCGAAGTGCAACTACGTTAATTCTGTGTTAAACACACGGGCATGAGGAGTGTATTGGTGgtcaatttgatttgattcgCGACTCGACCGGCTGACAAGGAGATTTTAAAGTAAGTTGATAGCCTTTTTGCCATGCCACCTTCTTATTTGATAATTATGTATGAATAAGCTGTTGCTTTAAGAAGAACTTTCAAAATCGACAAGATTGAATTTGTAAATACACTGGCCTTATTTTGGCTTGGAACATCTCATAAAAGTCGTTTTAAAAGATGTCGTAAAAGCGAGTACAGACTTGTTCTGCTGAACAGAAAAAATTACCTGGGCATTAGGGAGTATTTGTCTGAAAGTAGAAATTGCCCCAGCGTCAGCCTCACTgataagacaaaaaaaaagtcgacaCACAAGTTAATTCGGAATAATTTTACCACAATTACAACTAAACCTTAGATATTGTGCTCGACGTTGTTGAAAAATGCTTGCTGACGTCCTTTACAGTCGATGATAGGGAGTCGAGAAAAAATAGAGATAAAAGCGAGAATAGCTGGAACTATTATCCATCCGTACGATGACAAAGTGTTCTGGCCTTAGAGTTAAGAGAAAATATCATCAAATtactttttacttattttcatGTGGTTGGCGACTTTATTGATCTTAGACACCGATAACAAATTATCCGTTGTTATGCTGTAATATAAATGACTGAAACATTTCGAAACAAATTTAGCCTTGGATAAAATGACTCCAGACGAGTAAAATGCCAGCTGCGATCTCAAATCGAAGCAAAAATTATCTTAAGAATGGTTTATTGAAATTAACTCGATCTATTTTGCAtttcaaaacaaagcttctGTGAATTCTTAATGACAAGTGTTAAGTAATTGTTTGGGATTCAACAAAGAGTAACTGTCGCACGCTAAAACCGGGATttgagcaaagaaaaaggtgTTGAAGTAAAATTGGTCATAATGGCGGCCTATATGGAGCAAATGAGTAACTCTAACAGCACGCAAACTCGTGAGGCTTTTTTCAGGCTTTGTTCTCTGACTCCTCGTAAGACTTACTGCCTTTCAATAAATCGCGTCTCTAATTTATATTCTAAAAGGATTTTAAGCTCTTCAAAATAGCTGTCAATTATATCTCTTTACATAGTTGATCTGTGCACTTAACACGCGTTTTGGTTCTCTTAACTCAAAGGGACAGCCGACGTAAGGGTCAAGTCGCTTTGGGCGGCAGCTACAGGACTTAATTTTGCCGAGGGCTGGGTGTTAAAGAAGAGGGGGGGCAAGACATCCTAAGCGATTCATAACGCAGCTTCAAATAGTACACAAATGGCTTGACACGGTAAAGAAGGCAAAGATAAAATGTATTTTCGCTTGTGAACCTGGCAATTTATCTAGATAGGCCACAAACTTATCCTGACCACTCCTCTTCTTGGAGCACCTTTCATCCTTCTTGAAGGTACAGAAAGAATCGTAAAACTTTTGTAAGGCGTGCAATATTTTCAAGGGTTGTAACTTAATCgcatttttattcattttaaggAAAACTGTGGTATGCAATTTCATTTGTCCCATTTCATCACTTTCACTGAGTAGAAGGCGGTTGTCCGTTCGTAAAGTACTTTATCTGCGGTTTAACAATTTTTGATAAGCAGATTCAGTGGTCGTTTTGGCGAAATAATAAGCTCAACTATCTTCCATCTGCAGGTGGCAGCCATTATTGTCACGATTATTAATTTCAAAAGGCACCTCATTCCTCATTGGGAAATCCTAGGCCGGGTGCTTTACTGCCGTTTAGGGCAATAGAGACCGCAACCTTGGTTCGTCTTTAGTCTTTGATCACTTGAAGAAAGTGCAAAAGAATtgaaatttagagaaaaaaacagaaacaaattcGATGTCATGACTTGTGTTGTTTTGTTACCACGTGGATTCTCTTGCTAAAAAATCGATAAACATATGGAGATAACTAATACCTCGATTGAACAGTCAATGAGGAAAGTCACAGAGAGATTATATTCTAAAGAATCAGAACTGACATGTTCCAGGATCTGGGCACTTGTTCCAGGGCGATACGcacaaaatgaagagaaaagtTAGTATCTAGGTAGAGTATTGTGTTCATCTAGGACTTTCATCATCGTTGGCCCGATGCGGTACGATATTTCCAAAGAGGATGGATTTTGCTTGCTTTATCCAAGCCGAAAAGTAACAGCTTATTCAAAGCATGGAGCTGCGCTTAAAAAAGAgcttggggaaaaaaaaactgtcgtTACGTAGATAGAACATGCGAAACTTGACAACACACAAAAGAACAGCCTATTGGAAAGCTACTCGTTTAACTGATTAAGAAGAAAAACGCGTTGACTGTTAACGATGCCATGTGGGAAGAAACATGTGCACACTTACTACCGGTCATCGAAGGTCGCCGTGAACATTCACTACTTGACTCAAGATTATCACTCCCGAAAACGGAAATTGCTTTTAAGGACTATCATTTGAATGCGAAGACACGATTCGTCAAGCAAAGAAAATCGCGGTATTCAAAGACGAGTATTGCGTCAGTTTCCATCTATTCTTTTCCACGTGTTTAAATTACGATAAAACATCTTTGAGCCTTTTTTGAGTGAAATTACCATAACAGCCGCCCCGATATGCGACCGCGCTGCATGTCTCACAATGCGCTTTTAAATAATATGGCCGATTGTTTACGAAATGGGAGACAAAAGCGCCGGTATCTTTTCCACTGGCGGACGATGGAAGGGCAATGAATACGCGTTAATAAGAAAGCAAATTCCATAGTTTTTCGCGATGCTTCAAAGACGATGTATGACCTTCCCGAGCAAGAGCTCGCCCCCAAAAAAGTGTGCATATTTAATTAAATTGACCCTTACTTCACTCTCTAACCATTTATTTTGTGGTAATCCTCCTTATCAATGCAGAGCATTGtaaatttgcttcattttggcATTTAACCACTAAAAACAGTATTGTTTGTGGGAAGGGAAAAACGAAAACACAGCTAGTTTGATTTACTCCCATTAAGGTAAATTTTTCCTACTTGGCCTCGTAATATTCCTGATTCAAACGGTTTGCGGTTTTTGCTGCGTCAATATTCGAGCCATTGCAAGACTAACAATTGTAATTTAATTTGAGTACCGTAGTTGTGATATTTTTCTCGAATATATTTACCTCGTTCACGTAAGGTTTAATCGGGTACATCATATATATTTGTCAGCCTACACGCACGTTGTTAGTAAAACCACGCGATGCAAAAAAGACAGAACAAACGTGTTTACTCGGAATTAAAAACCTCTCAACCCTATCAAGAGATGGGATTTCTACGTTAAAAGCCAAAGGATTGAAACGACGATCAGTtgagaaaatatattttgcgtTAAATTTCATGAATGATCAGATCGCTTCCAAGCAAACCTGCTGCTTTGTTGTCAGTGATAATGGCACAACGGGTGCAATTGATtcgtttcagccaatcatatgCCGTTATTAATAGTTGAACTTATGTGTTATCAGGTGGCCTGATGGCAAGTGTGTTGTATGGATAGCAATAGCTACGGGCTGGTACTCCGTGCTTTGCGCCTAGACTGACAACAACACTATCTCCGAGCCGGAGTCGAAGAGCTGAAGGCGTCGTGATGGCCCTCACTAGCAGCCTGCCATGTATTGACACGCTGGCGTTCCAACTTCAGCGACACAGACTTGACGAAAACCGTCACAATATCAAACCAGCATTTTGCTGCTCCTGGTCGGAGCCATTCGATTTAGACTTTGCCGGAAAAGCGCATAGTAATCCAAAACGCAGCCGAAGTTTACCCACCGCTCTCACTGCGAAGCGCAAAGAGTCTGCCATAATGAAAGCGCATCAATTCGCTTTTGGAGGATTGAAAAAAGCGAACGAAAGCGACGAAAACTTGAACGAGACGCACGAAATTGGAAAGGCGGGAGTGGATATTCATTCAACCAGTCTTCATACATCGCCAGGACACCTAATCTTATCAGTTGATAAatatgcaaatcaggaaaacCTGCATAAAGATCCTCCGAACTTCTCAGAATCTCCTGAAGGATCCGACGAAGAAGTAAGTGGACTCCTTGTAAATTCTGTCAAGAAATCTGACGATTTACCTATCAATCAAGTCGTTCTTGCCGAAATTA is a genomic window of Acropora muricata isolate sample 2 chromosome 8, ASM3666990v1, whole genome shotgun sequence containing:
- the LOC136926918 gene encoding uncharacterized protein, whose amino-acid sequence is MALTSSLPCIDTLAFQLQRHRLDENRHNIKPAFCCSWSEPFDLDFAGKAHSNPKRSRSLPTALTAKRKESAIMKAHQFAFGGLKKANESDENLNETHEIGKAGVDIHSTSLHTSPGHLILSVDKYANQENLHKDPPNFSESPEGSDEEVSGLLVNSVKKSDDLPINQVVLAEITPSTRKLIQSKNRIPGLSSALKRNLDEQENSSHVKKRHRPRLDFEKMQRSRNMVAPIQTREPSIFDEVYFKPIIKFNKNE